Genomic DNA from Blattabacterium sp. (Blaberus giganteus):
TTGGAAATCGTTATTGAATGTATCAAAATTAGATTCATTTATTTTATGAAACCAATTTTCTAGTTGTATAATTTTTTCTTGATCAGAAAATTTATCACAAAATAAATAATCTTTTTTGAATGATTGACAAGATAAAAAAATATCATAGTTTTTCAACTCATTATTTTTTACTTTATATTGATAAAATAAAATATTTTTGATTTCTTGTTGAATCATTTCACCAATAGTCTCTTCTTCTTCTAATTTTACTTCTTTTTTTGCTGGATGTAGATTCCAATTTACTAAATTGGAATCTACAAAAATAAAAATAAAATAAGATACTGTTTTCAAATCTCTTAAAAAACCATCATAAGCATGAATAATTTTTTTATGTATAAGTAAATGTGTAACACAACGTTGATTGATCAATAAGAATTGATCTCCTTTTTTTATAGAAATATCTGGAACACTAACAAATCCTTCTACAAGAATTCTATTTTTACTTACAAAAATAGGTACTAAATTTTTTCTTTTATTTCTAAAAATTTCTTTAATCCTTTCTATTAAAGAAGTTTTTTTTAAATGAAAAATAATTTTATCATTATGATAAAATCGATATGTTATATTTCTGTGTGCTAAAACAATTTTATAAAATTCATAAATAATATGTTTAAATTCTATTCTATAAGATTTTAAGAATTTTCTTCTGGCAGGAAGTTTAAAAAAAATATTTTTTACTGAAATTCTTGTTCCTTTCAGCATATTTATAGGAATTTGTTTTTTTATTTTTCCTTCTTCTACAATAAGATGAATTCCAACTGCATCTTTTTCATTTTTAGTTTGTATTTCTAATTGAGAAATAAGAGCTATAGAAGCTAAAGCTTCTCCTCTAAATCCTTTTGTTTTAATTCTGAAAATATCATCATATTTTTGAATTTTAGAAGTAGTATATCTTTGAATGCTCATTTTAGCATCATCAATACTCATTCCTATTCCATCATCTATTAATTGAATCAATGTTGTTCCTGAATCATTTATAAAAATGTCAATCATTTTTGCGTTTGCATCTATTGCATTTTCTAAAAGTTCTCTTAAAATAGAAGAAGGACGATGTATGACCTCTCCTGCAGCTATTTGTTGAATCACTTTTTCAGGCAAAAATTGAATAATATTTTTCATTTTATTTTTATAGATTTTTTAAATAAAGACATATGTATAGCTGTTTTAGCACATTCTATCCCTTTATTTCCATTTTTTCCGCCTGATCGATCAAAAGATTGTTGTTGATTTATATCAGAAAGAACACAAAATATAACAGGAACATCATACATGATATTAATATCTTTAATTCCATTCGAAATAGCTTGACATAAATATTCAAAATGAGGAGTTTCCCCTTGTATGAGGGATCCTATTGCAATAATTGAATCAAAATTGCAACAATGGGCTATTTTTTTAGAAGAATAAATTAATTCATAACTTCCAGGAACTTCCCAAGTTTTAATTTTTTCTTTTAATACTCCTAATTTAATTAAAGTATCGTAAGCACCTTTATATAATCTATTTGTAATTTCTATGTTCCATAAAGAAACAATAATCGCTAACTTTAAATTAGCGTTTTTAACTTTTTTTTTATTTAATGAATAAACAAAACCTGCCTTCATAAACATAATAATTTATAACTTATTTTCAATAAACATAAGATATTTTTCAACACTTTTTTTATACAAAAAAAAAGGATATTTTCTTTCTATTTTTTTAAAAAAAAATTTAGAATCTTTATACTTTTTCATATAAAAATTTAATAATGCTGCTTTGTAATAATAAAGAGGAGTCGTTATTTCATTTTCTCTTATATTTGCTGCAATGATGTAATTTTTTAGAGCTTCTTTTTTATTTTTTATTTGAATGAAAGCGTCTCCTATAATTCCGTATTTCATAGAAGATAAAATTTCATCTTTTGCGGAAAAACTTTTCATTATTTTTATGGATTCTTTGTAATCACCCAATTTATAATAGCAAATTCCTGCATAAAATTTAGATATATTTCCTGCTTTGGAAAAAGGAAATTTAGAAACAATACCTGAAAATCCTAAATAATTGATTTTAATATTTTTTCTATTTAATGCTTTATCTATTTCTCCTTTAGAAAGATATTGTTGAGCATAATTCAATTCTTTTATCGCCTTTTTCTCTGATGTAGAGAAAAAAATTGTTTTTAAAAAAAAACATGTCCCAACTATTATGATTAAAAATATAATATAAAAAAAAATTGTATTTTTTTTCATGACAAAAAAAACTATAACATTATATAAATTTAATTTTTTTATAATACATTGTCTAATTCATTTTTTTTTCTTATTACTTCTATAGTTTTGATTCTTTTATGATCAATACTTTTTATTATAAAAGAATAGTTTAAAAAATTTATTTTCTGTTTTTTTTTTGGAAACTCTTTATTTATTTCCATAATAAATCCTCCTAAAGTATCTGCATCACCTTTTTTATTTTCAAAAAAAACTTCTTCTTTAATATCCATAATACGATAAAAGTTAATTAAAGATGTTTTTCCATCAAACAAATAATTATTTTGATTTAATTTAGAGTAAGACATGTCATCTTCATCAAATTCATCAATAATATCTCCCACAATTTCTTCTATCACATCTTCAAGAGTGACTAATCCACATGTTCCTCCGTATTCATCTACCACAATAGCTAAATGTATTTTCCTTTTTTTAAAATCGTTTAAAAGATCATCTATCTTTTTTTTTTCTGGAACAAAAAAAGGACTATGAATTAGTCTATTCCATTTAAAATTTTTATCATAAATAAACGGAAGCAAATCTTTAGCAAAAAGAACTCCTTCTATATCATCAATACTATCTTTATAAATAGGAATACGAGAATAACCTTGATAGGTTACTAATTCTAAAACATCAGAAAAATTTATGGTTCGATTTAAAGCAAACATATCTATTCTTGGAGTCATAATTTGATGTGTTTCTGTATTTCCAAAATCAACAATTCTTTGCAAGAATTGACATTCTTTAACATTTTTTTGATTTGGAGATGTAATTTTTAAAGCCTTTGAAAGTTGGTCTACAGAAATAATATTCTTTTTTTTTATTACTTTTTTTTCTATAGATTTTGAAATCAAAATTATAATTTTACTAATTGGATATAATATTTTGCTAAGAACCATTAAGGGTTTTGCCATAAAAATAGCAAAACGAAAATTATTTTTACTCGCATATATTTTAGGTATTATTTCTCCAAATAAAAGTAAAATAAAAGTAAGAACGACTACCTCTAAAATAAAATTAACAGGAACATGAAATCGCTTATAAACAAAAAAATATTTGTTTTGTAAAAATTCTGTAATTAAATAAGAACTTAATATGACA
This window encodes:
- the mutL gene encoding DNA mismatch repair endonuclease MutL; this translates as MKNIIQFLPEKVIQQIAAGEVIHRPSSILRELLENAIDANAKMIDIFINDSGTTLIQLIDDGIGMSIDDAKMSIQRYTTSKIQKYDDIFRIKTKGFRGEALASIALISQLEIQTKNEKDAVGIHLIVEEGKIKKQIPINMLKGTRISVKNIFFKLPARRKFLKSYRIEFKHIIYEFYKIVLAHRNITYRFYHNDKIIFHLKKTSLIERIKEIFRNKRKNLVPIFVSKNRILVEGFVSVPDISIKKGDQFLLINQRCVTHLLIHKKIIHAYDGFLRDLKTVSYFIFIFVDSNLVNWNLHPAKKEVKLEEEETIGEMIQQEIKNILFYQYKVKNNELKNYDIFLSCQSFKKDYLFCDKFSDQEKIIQLENWFHKINESNFDTFNNDFQFIKELSHYVSHKEKIKTIQMNRKYIIFVLNNEYMILVDQHKAHQNILFEFFFLKKNLISQQFIFPIKVKLLKKEFISLNNIKNDLINFGFHLYICKKSAYLYSVPENIQQNMLVEIIQNIITYNFIQGKKNNKERLIQIISKSASIKYGTKLYPEKMEYIIKNLFSCHNPNYTYSGDPIFFVLSKNLF
- the gldE gene encoding gliding motility-associated protein GldE, which encodes MEKESSTNVFLEKTLYFVFYFALIIILLLFSALISGSETAFFCIEKKTIDRERKKNSWKGNIVFKILRDKKKLLATILISNNFSNIGIVILSSYLITEFLQNKYFFVYKRFHVPVNFILEVVVLTFILLLFGEIIPKIYASKNNFRFAIFMAKPLMVLSKILYPISKIIILISKSIEKKVIKKKNIISVDQLSKALKITSPNQKNVKECQFLQRIVDFGNTETHQIMTPRIDMFALNRTINFSDVLELVTYQGYSRIPIYKDSIDDIEGVLFAKDLLPFIYDKNFKWNRLIHSPFFVPEKKKIDDLLNDFKKRKIHLAIVVDEYGGTCGLVTLEDVIEEIVGDIIDEFDEDDMSYSKLNQNNYLFDGKTSLINFYRIMDIKEEVFFENKKGDADTLGGFIMEINKEFPKKKQKINFLNYSFIIKSIDHKRIKTIEVIRKKNELDNVL
- a CDS encoding tol-pal system YbgF family protein, producing MKKNTIFFYIIFLIIIVGTCFFLKTIFFSTSEKKAIKELNYAQQYLSKGEIDKALNRKNIKINYLGFSGIVSKFPFSKAGNISKFYAGICYYKLGDYKESIKIMKSFSAKDEILSSMKYGIIGDAFIQIKNKKEALKNYIIAANIRENEITTPLYYYKAALLNFYMKKYKDSKFFFKKIERKYPFFLYKKSVEKYLMFIENKL
- the ribH gene encoding 6,7-dimethyl-8-ribityllumazine synthase, whose protein sequence is MKAGFVYSLNKKKVKNANLKLAIIVSLWNIEITNRLYKGAYDTLIKLGVLKEKIKTWEVPGSYELIYSSKKIAHCCNFDSIIAIGSLIQGETPHFEYLCQAISNGIKDINIMYDVPVIFCVLSDINQQQSFDRSGGKNGNKGIECAKTAIHMSLFKKSIKIK